The Cyclobacteriaceae bacterium DNA segment TCCTCCTAGTTGAAAAGCAATTCATCTTACCATAAAGCCGATTATCGGACATTTGAAATCTATGAAGGTTACTAATTACTTTATCTAGTAATTTAGCATTGTAACCAACTTTTTTAAACATGAAGAGTAAATCAATCATTTCCTGCTTTGCATTTCTTTTATTCGCAGTATTCGCGAGTAGTCATGTTTTGGCCCAGGCAGCCTTTGGTTTAAAAGGTGGATTGAACCTGGCAAACCTTAAAGTGGATGATCCGGAAGCCAGTTATGATTCCCGTACAGGCTATCATGCCGGTGTTTTTGTGAGAGGAAAATTTTCGAAGGTGGCCATTCAGCCTGAAGTGCTACTTTTCACACAAAGCACTGACGCAAAAGAGACACTTTTAGGTGATTACAAAACTAATTTTACCTATCTCAGTATTCCTATTATGCTGAAATTTTATGTGGTCAGTGGATTGAACATTCAAGCTGGTCCTCAATTCGGATTTTTATTGGATGGCGAGATGAAGGGAACAGACCTAATTGGTCAGGATTTCAGCTATGATGTTAAGGAGTATTATAAGAATAGTGATATTTCTGTTTCTCTTGGAGGCGGTTGGGATTTTCCGTTTGGACTCAATGTTGATGTTCGTTATAACATTGGTGTTCAGGACATCAACGATCAGGCTGATGGTGAAGAAGCAAAAAGCCGCGTATTTCAAGTATCGTTAGGCTGGAACTTTCTTAAGTAATAAGACTATTTTCTTAGCTTGTTTCAATAATAAAACCACATAGGCACATAGGTAACATAGAATTGTGAAAGCTATGTGCCTATATTTCTATGTGGTTAAACATCGTGAATGGCTACTCCACAGTAATCAAGTAATAGTTTTTCTTCCCTTTTTGTGCCAACAGGTATTTGTTGTGCAGCAAGGCTTGTTCGGCTTTCGCGGTCGCATCAGACACTTTAACCTTATTCAGACTTACACCTCCACCCTGTATCATTTTGCGTGCTTCACCTTTTGAGGGGAAGATTAAGTTGCCGGTTATTTCAGAAAGTAAATCGACCACACCCGGTTGCTGTTCCCAAACCTGTCTGCTGATGGTAGCTTTTGGTACGCCATCCATAATAGCCAGCAATGTTTCTTCATCCAGACTTTCCAGGTCTTCTGTGGTTGAGTTGCCAAACAAAATACCCGATGCTTTAACCGCTTGATCGTAATCAGCCTGGGAATGAACACGAATGGTAATATCCTTCGCTAAGGCTTGCTGTAACTCGCGTTTGTGTGGTGCTTCCTGGTGCATACGAATCAAGGCCTCAATTTCTTCCTGTTCTTTCAGTGTGAAAATTTTGATGTAATTCACCGCATCTTCATCGGAAGTATTAAGCCAGAACTGATAGAACGCATACGGAGATGTTTTCTTGGGGTCTAGCCAAACGTTTCCACCTTCCGTTTTTCCGAATTTTGTTCCATCGGCTTTTTTAATCAGGGGTGTAGTAAGGGCAAAGGCATCACCATTTGATTTTCGTCTGATGAGTTCTGTTCCGGTAACAATATTTCCCCACTGGTCTGAGCCTCCCATTTGCAGCTTGCAGTTTTTATGTGTGTAGAGGTAGTAGAAATCATAACCCTGTACCAACTGGTAACTGAACTCAGTAAACGACAAACCAGTTTCGAGTCGATTCTTAACAGAATCTTTGGCCATCATGTAATTGATGGTGATGTGCTTACCCACATCGCGTATAAAATCCAGAAAACGAAAATCCTTAAACCAATCGTAATTGTTCACCATCTCGGCACCAGATACGCCTGCCCCAAAGTCAAGAAACTTTTCCAACTGATTTTTCACGCAGGTTACATTATGCTGCAGCACTTCTTCTGACAACAGGTTGCGCTCAGCAGATTTTCCGGAAGGATCGCCTACCATGCCAGTAGCGCCACCCACCAGTGCAAAGGGCTTGTGTCCGCATTGCTGGAAATGTACCAAGGTCATGATTTGGGCGAGGTGACCAATGTGCAAGGAATCTGCCGTAGGGTCAAAGCCAATGTATCCGCCTGTTGGTTCTTTTTGTAGCTGCTCCTCAGTACCTGGCATGATGTCGTGTAACATGCCCCGCCAACGCAACTCTTCAACAAAATTTTTCATTCTCCTTATTTTGCTGCAAATATAATAGCCTGAATCAAAGAAGAAGCCTAGTTGGATGGAAGGTTAAATGGTTCTGCCGGATCAATGTGGGTAATCTCATTAAACAAACCTGTGTTCAAGTCAAAATACCAGCCGTAAAGTTTCGGATAGGTGCCATGTTTCCAGGCCTTCTGAATTAAGTCCAGCTTACTTAGGTTTTTAACTTGTTGTTCAATATTTAATTCCGCAAGGCGTTGTTCTTTTTGTTCATAGGGTAGGGGATCCAATTCCTGATGATGAAGTTCATAAGTGGCCCGTAAGTCAACCAGCCACTCCCGTAACAAGGGCTTTTCTGTTCCCTGAATTACTTCCCGTAAACTGCTGCAATGGCTATAGCCACATACAATGATGTATTTAATTCTGGATACTTCCAGCGCATCTTGCAAAAGGGCCATCAAGCTTAGATCATTTTCTTTAACCAAGTTGCCCACATTCCGGTAAACCAGAATTTCTCCGGGCTCTGTGTTGGTGATTTCGCGTACCGGCACAAGACTATCGGAAGATCCAATCCAAAGTAACTCAGGATTGTGCATAGCCGATAGGCGTTTAAAGTATCCTTTATCAAGGGCGAGTTTCTCCTGCACCCAGGCTTTGCTTTCCAATAAAATTCGTTCGCGGGTGGTCATGATTTAAAAATCGGGTTTGAGGCGGACACGGATTGATTTAACTCCACGTGTATATTTCGGGTTATGGCTGATTGTTGAAAGTCCTGAATCGTTTCGATAATGTCGTTGTCAATAAATGTTGAGCGCGATCCATCAATAATCACATGACTGTTGTCAGGAATTTCGCGGAGGGTGTTTCGCAGCAGCGCCTTGTTCAAAAATGAAACATCTTTGGTGAGCCTTACCAGGTATCGATTGCCCTCTTTGACACAGAACAATGCCTGGTGAAAATTGGATTTGAGTACGAAGATCAACCCGATTCCTAACCCGATAAAAATACCTTGAAGCAGATTGGTGAACAATATTGCCAGGATGGTTACTGCAAATGGAATAAATTGTGCCCAACCTTTCCTGAACATATCGATTACCAATGCTGGTTTGGTGAGTTTCCAACCCACCATCAGCAATATGGCTGCGAGACTGGCCAGTGGAATTTTGTTTAATAAATTCGGAATAAGCATGGCTGTGATCAATAACAAGCTACCATGCGCAATAGCCGATGTTTTGGTTCGGGCTCCGGAGCCTACGTTAGCCGAACTTCTTACTATCACGGACGTAACCGGCAGGCCGCCAATCAAACCGCTCACGATGTTACCGAGCCCCTGAGCTTTAAGTTCATGGTTTAAAGGAGTAAGGCGTTTATACGGATCCAGTTTATCGATGGCATCAATGCTTAATAGCGATTCAAGGCTGGCTACTACGGCAATGGTAATAGCCACAATCCATACATCCGGATTAGTAAGTGCAGAAAGTACAGGAAAAGTAAATTGTCCGAAGAATGCACCTACGCTATCCGCAACAGGTAAGGATACAAGGTGCTCCGGCAAAATCAGCAAGTCGGTGCTATAACTTCTGAAAATTTCATTAAGCATAATTCCAACCATAACAACAACCAACGGAGCCGGAATAATTTTGGAAAAAGTTGCTTGTCGGATGAATGGCCTTTCCCAAAGCAGTAAGATCACTATGGATACGAGACATATGATAGCAGCTCCCGGCTGAATGTAGTCGATTGCTTTAAGTATTTCCGTAAAGGTGTTTTCACCATCGGCTTGCACAAAGTTTTCGTCTCCGATAAAATCACTGTCGTAACCAACTGCGTGGGGTATTTGCTTAAGAATAAGGGTTAGCCCAATTGCAGCCAACATTCCTTTGATAACCGAAGAGGGAAAGTAATTGCCTATGGTTCCGGCTTTAACAAAACCGAGAATCAATTGAATAATTCCAGCCAATACTACGGCAGTCAGAAATACCGGGTATTCACCCAGTTGTTGAATGGCCGCAAATACTATAGTAGTTAGGCCGGCAGCGGGACCGCTTACACTAAGTGCAGATTTACTGTAGGAGGCCACTACCATTCCGCCAACAAAGCCGGCAATAATTCCTGAAAAGAGTGGAGCACCTGATGCAAGCGCCACGCCAAGGCACAATGGTAGTGCCACAAGAAAGACTACAATGGAGGCCGGAAGATCATGGCGTAAATTATTGAGCGGATGTAACGGATGATTCATAAGTAGTATTGATGCAATGTTAAATAAAAAGGATTATACCTTATGGCATAATCCCTTTCGTTTTTTAATACTAACGGTATTTGGAATCAAGCAACTTCTACTTTCGATGCCGTTATGTTGTAGATAGAAGCCAACTTAGTTGAACTGTCAAATGTTACGCCAAGGTCCTTAATGATACCCGTGTGCAGGCTGTACACCCAGCCATGAATATAGGGCAGGTTGCGATCGCGCCATGCATTCTGGATGATTGAAGTCTTGGATAAATCAAATACCTGTTCCATCACATTGATTTCTACCAATCGATTGAACCGCGCTTCTTCATTTTCAATCTTGTCCAGTTCTTCTGCATGCAGGCGATACACATCCTTGATGTTACGTAGCCAATTATCAATTATGCCAAATTGTTGATTACCCATTGCAGCTTTTACACCCCCGCATCCGTAATGGCCACACACAATAACATGCCGTACTTTCAATACGTTAACCGCATAGTCGAGTACGCTAAGCATATTCATATCTGTGTGAACAACCATGTTGGCAATATTCCGGTGTACAAAAATGTCACCGGGTTTTGTGTTGGTGATTTCATTTGCGGGTACGCGACTGTCGGAACAACCTATCCAAAGTACTTGCGGAGTTTGTCCTTTAGCAAGTGTGTTGAAAAATTCAGGGTCTTCTTTTAATCGTTCTTCAACCCATTTTTTGTTTCCTTCTAAAAGGGATTTGTACATGTCCATATTTATATAATTTAACCGGTTACTAATTTTCTTTCTTGTTCTGATATTTCCTGGAAATCGGGCTCAACATCCACAATGCCCCAGAAATATTTTCCTATATAAAATAAAACGGTGCCTGATACAACCGCAATGTTTAAGTCCACCAGTACGGTTACAACAGTAGTAAAAATGATGAATGCAAACTGAATGTTTCGCATGGGTTGTCGGAACCACCGTTTCAAAAGGTAGGTTCGTGGAAAATCCTTGTCGCTTACATCAAGCCCAGCCTTAAAGAGGACGCCAATGAAGACAGCGGCCGGCACCAGGGTTAGCAAATCTTTTAATGCCAGAATGCTGACCAAAATAAATATACCCATTAATACCCCAGCCAGTCGGGTTTGTGCGCCTTCTTTTATCAGCAATACGGAGCGTATGGTTGCTTGTGCCCCCGGTATGCCTTGAAGGGCTCCGGATACCGCATTACTCAATCCCTGGGCAAATAGCTCTTTGTTCAGATTTGATTTTTCCCGTGTCAATTTATCCACCACCAAAGCGGTGAGCAGTGAGTCGAGGTAGGCCAGTAACGTGAGTTGCAAAGCAAAGGGCAACGCCATAATGATGTACTCCGCCTTCAGGATTTCATTCGGGAAATAGCTTGCCAGCAGTTGGCCGAATTCCGAAAGCGACCCGGTTGTACTGCCGAGCTGTACGTGCTCAACCTGAATGTTGAATAGGGTGGTGAACGCGGTCATGATGATGATGCTGAGAAGAACGCCTGAAAGGAGGGATCGTATCTGTGGTCGCAGAGCTGCACGTTTCACCGTTATCACGATCAGATAGATCATCAAAAAAGTACTCAAAGCAATACCCAGGTTAAGCCAAATGCCTCCCTGCATTAAGCTTTTCCCATCTACTGCAAATATTTTGACGAGTTGGTCGTACCAAATGAGGACAGCTATGCCATTCATAAAGCCGAGCACAATAACATTGGGCACGAGGCTGATGAGTTTACCTAGGCGGGCAAATGCGGCAACAATCAACACAAGGCCGGTAAGCATGAAAACAAGCGTTATAAACTGCTCTGCCATTTCACGTACCGGGAAATTCTCATAAGCAAATGCCACCACCAGCGCTGATACGGCAGTCATTGGCGCTGTGGGGCCTGATGCCTGCAGTCGGGTACCTCCAAAAATGGAGGTGATGATGGGAATAACGGCTGCACCGATCATTCCCGCAAACGCCCCGCGGCCGGACATTACCCCGAACGCAGCTCCTAAGGAGAGCGCAGCAAAGCTTACGGTAAGGCCAGATGTAATATCAGGCAGAAGCCTTCTGAAATTCATTTTTAAAATTTTAAATAATCACTGGAAGCGAAATTGCTGGCCGGGAAACGGCTCAAAAGGCATAATCCGAAAGATGAGTTGTGGATTATGCGGGCAATTCGTTCTTTGGAGGAGGAGTGTGAATTTCGAGGTAAATGGATTGCGCTAAACGACTTGATCGTTGAAGGTATAAGTCGTTAATAATTAGTTGCTTATTGCTAGCCTGCGACAAGGTTATGTAAGGGCTGATCTTTGCTTCTGATTCGCTGAAGTCCTTTGTTGATTCGGAGGAAGTGTCCTTTTCTTCTTCACAGCCTCCATTGGCTACGAACCGAACCATGCTTTCGTAGAGTTGCTTATTTTTTGTCTCCAACCCGATAAGCTTGGCTTCAAGCATGAGGAAGCTGAGGTTGAAAAAGATCAATCCGAGCACCAACGCCAATAACCGGCCAAATATGGAATTGCGAATTAGCATGAAGTCAAAAATACGCCATTTTTGCCAAATTGAATTAGAATTTCTTTATTGAGCGGTTAATTAACAATGTATGAATCAACCTGATGCTTTAAACCTGGTAGCCGATTTCCACCGGACATTCAAACACCCCATTTTGAACAAACCTCAAATTCCTGCAGAAGATCGGTGCAAACTACGGGTTGCGCTAATCGATGAAGAGTTAAAAGAGTTGGAAGTGGCTATTCTTGAAAAGGACATTGTTGCGGTGGCCGATGCCTTATGCGATATTCAATATGTACTTTCAGGGGCTATTCTTGAGTTTGGTTTGGGAGAGAAGTTTAAAGCCTTGTTCGAAGAGGTACAACGGTCGAATATGAGTAAAGCCTGTACCTCCGAAGATGAAGCGCGGGCAACCGTTAAGCATTACCTGAACAAGGATGGTACGGAGTGTTACTACAAGCAAGAGGGCGATAAGTGGTTGGTTTACCGAAAATCCGATAACAAAACGATCAAATCAGTTGGTTATTCTCCGGCTAACCTGGAGCGGATACTTCATCACACGTAAAATTCAATTTGAAAATCCACGTCATTGCCTTTTACCTGTAGGGGATTAAGTGCAACAATGTTCGATTCGTTAAAAGCCTTAATGAACTCACTTCTGCTGATGCGCAGCTTACTGCGTCCAGGCTGTATGCGATAATACTGCATCCGTCCCGATTTGTTGGCGGCAGCGCGATAAACCAAGGTTACCGCAATGGGAATGGGGGAGGGGATGTAGCGCATGTCTCAACTTAGAGATAGGTCTTCTTAAATTCATGGTGAAGGAATGAATTCTGACGGGCATTGTATTGGGCCAGTAGAGAATACGCCCAACCCGGCACGTAGTTAAAGCGCATGTTATATTCCTCAATCTTCTCGCATAGTTCTTTCACATAAAACCTAACCTGGTCCAGATTTCTGCAATCCGTTGGCTTTTCAAAGTTGCGGGCCGTAAAGGAGCGGAACTCCAACTCAATTTTTTTTCGTTCAAAGTCACTCATGCAATTGTGTAATTTTGCACAATTTAATTCAAAAAATAGTACTTAAGCAATATTATAAGTGCAATTTTACACATTATTTTTAAGCGCACTTTAGGCATCTCATGTCAGCGGCCTCATAAATCTGGTAAATCAAATAAGAAATTAGAGTTTTTTAAGTGACTGGTAATCAGTTACTAATTTCCTTGATATAGCTAAAAAGAATTAATCAAGCGCGTTAATGGTGACCCAATACCGGTAGGCAATAATGGCCTGTTCCCATTTTTTCAGCTGGGTTAGGTTACGCTGACTGTAGCGCGGAAGAATGACTTTATTGATGCTGGCCAGTGCTTTGAAAAATAGTTTTCGCATAATACCGTTGTTTGAATTAGGCTTAAGTTGGATACTTTTAATCCTTATCTTTAGCTCGAACAAAATCCTTTACGACACATAAAGTTATGGAATCCTTGGAATCTGGTTCTTTCTTAAATATTTGGCATTATGCCATGATTGTGGGCGCAATTGCCATGGTGGCGATTGGCCTGCTACTTTACTTCATTCATCACCTGAAAGCATCGTCCATTAAGGAATATCACCACAAGTACGATTACCTGAACAAGAACGAAATAGCCAATTATAAGCGGGTGTTTTATTGCTTTGGTATTGCTGTGGCATTTGCCATCAATACCTATGGCATGGGCGAGATTACCGAAATCGGTATTTGGTTTTTAGTTCGGATGTTTATGGCCATTGCGGGTGGTACCCTGGTTGCGTACATCGCTTATTTGGTGTTGGAGTATTACTACCCTACCAAGTTGGACAAAAAGCTTAAGAAGTGGCGTTTTGCTCCCCGCATTAATCCAAAGAGTGGCAACACTATGCGCCTTTTGAGCGAAGAGGAAGAAGATGTGCACCTGGATGCCGGAATGATTGCGGAAGAAAATGTGTTTTCCATTGATTATGATGTTTGGATTGATGAGAAAACCGGTGACGTAAAAGTTGAAAAATATGAAGGCCGCCTGCAGGCACTTCAATGTAATAGCTGTGGTTTTTATACCATGCGCGTTATTAAAGAAGAAGTTACTAAAATGCCGGATGGCAATGAGCCAGGTGAGCTGGTAAAAAATTACCAATGCAGTTATTGTAAATCTGTGCGGGCTACCTCCTTCAAAATATCTACTAAAGAAGCTGACGATTATAAGAAAGATAAGTTCAAGTTTAAACGAAATAGTAACATTGACCTGGTTAAAGTGGAGATACATTCGATTACCGGTGAGCGGAAGCATTTTGAATTTCAGAATGTAGATCAGGCTCAAAAATTCCTGTCGGAGTTTGAATCTTGACAAAAGGCTGGATTTCTAGCATACCATTTGCCTGTATTTCCGTATACATGATAATAAACTGATTAAAGAATGAGCATAATGAAGCGTTTTGGATTGTTGGTTGGGTTGGTTTTGATAGTTGGGGCTCACGCACGTGCTGTACCCGATTCTGTTTTTCAGATTAAGCCGGTTTATGGCAAACAGGTGCGCATTGTTACTTCGATTTTGGAAACCGGTCACTTCCGGAAACTGCCATTTAATGACTCACTATCATCCGTTGTTTTTGATGGCTACCTGTCTAGTTTGGATAACAGTAAGATCTATTTCCTGAAGTCGGATATTAGTGCTTTTGAGAAGTACAGGAATCAGTTAGATGATTTGGCTCGTGAAGAACGTGTTGAACCTGCATTTGAAATGTACCAGGTTTTTCAAAAGCGTTTTAATGAGCGGATGGAATATGTGATGACGCATCTGGTGGGGAAGGAGTTTGATTTTACGGCTGATGAGTATTATGAAACCAATCGGGAAAAGGCGCCCTGGCCGGCAAGTGTTAATGAACTGAATGCAATCTGGACTCAGATCATTAAGAATCAGGCGTTAAGTCTAAAACTAACAGGCAAAACACAAGCTGAAATTAAAGAGAATCTGGAAAAGCGTTACGAACGCTTTATTAAATCCATGAGTCAAACCAACAGCGATGATATTTTCAGCACTTACCTGAATACCATTGCTGAGTCATACGATCCGCACACCAATTATTTCTCTCCACGCACAGCCGATGTATTCAAACAAAACATGGCGCAGTCGTTTGAAGGGATTGGTGCCCGTCTTCAATCTGATAACGATTACACTAAAATTGCAGAAATACTTCCGGGCGGGCCAGCCGAAAAAAGTAAACTATTACATGCTAATGACCGCATTATTGGCGTGGCTCAAGGTGATGACGGAGAAATGGTAGATGTTATTGGCTGGCGATTGGATGAAGTTGTGAAACTGATCAAAGGCCCGAAGGGAACCCGCGTTCGGTTAAATATATTACCGGCAGAAGCTGGCGTTACAGGCCCTGCCGTAGTGATTACACTTGTTCGCGATAAAATTAAACTCGAAGACCTCACCGCTAAAAAGCAGGTGGTGGAGTACACGAAGGATGGCAAGCAGATGAAGCTTGGCGTTATCACCCTTCCCAGCTTTTATATGGATTGGGAAGCCTATCAAAAGGGTGATCCGAATTACAATAGCACCTCAAGCGATGTAAAGAAGCACATTCAGGAAATGCAAGCTCAGGGAATTAACGGCCTTGTGTTGGATTTACGAAACAATGGTGGCGGATCACTAAAGGAAGCCATAGACCTGACCGGTTTGTTTATTAAAAACGGTCCGGTAGTTCAGGTAAAAAATTCAATGAAGCGAACAGAAGTATTGGAGGATGAAGATAACTCGATCTTGTACAACGGCCCGCTTGTGGTGTTGATCAACCGGTTCAGTGCGTCAGCTTCAGAGATATTTGCAGGAGCTATTCAGGATTATGGTCGGGGTGTGGTTGTTGGCGAATCATCATACGGTAAAGGAACAGTGCAAACCATGGTGGAGTTGGACCGTTTTGTTCAGGATAAAGAACAGGCAGGTTCGCTTAAGCTTACCATTCAGAAATTTTATCGGGTTAACGGAAGCAGTACACAGCATCGGGGTGTGATTCCAGATATAAAACTCCCTTCAGCACTTGACCCCGATCAGTTCGGTGAGAGTTCAAGTCCGGCAGCTTTGCCTTGGGATGAAATCCGTGGAACGTTGTACCAGCGCACACCCTATATCAACAGCAAGGTACTTGCCGGGTTGACCAAGACTCATCAGGAGCGTTTGAAAACAGATGCCCAGTTGCTTGATCTGGTAACCCAAATTGAAGAGGCCAGAAAAAATCTTAACCAAACGAAAGTTTCGCTGAACGAATCCACTCGCAAAAAGGAGATGGAGGAGGCGGAGCGTAAAGTAAGCGCTACCCGAAATCCCGGAAACGTGCAACTGGATAAAGAAGGAAAGCCTGTAACCGGTTCGTTGAACATGGAGGATGAATATTTAAGGGAAGGATTATTGATCCTTTCTGATTTGATTACTTCAAGAATCGGATAACGTTCTCATGTTTATTATATGATGTAAAAAAATCGGGCTGCCAAATGGCGGCCCGATTTTTTTTAAGTGTTCTTGATGCTATGGTAGCTTTATGAATTCGGCAAATGGCTTCAATGAAACGGGTTCGAGTCCATTCTTAACAAGCAGGTTTTCCAGGTTTTTGCCATGCTTGGCTTTCAGTGAGGCAAATGTTCCTTTTGCTTTTTCGAAACGTTCTTCAAGTGCTTTCATATTCTCCAATTCAGCCGCAGATGGTGTGAAGAAAGAGTTGGCAACTTTTCCGTACAATTCACTCAAATCTTCGCGGAGTTGCGGATTTCCTGCACCTACATAATTATCTCCGGTAGTGATTAAAAGTATTTCCTTTAACTTCAACAGTTCATTTTCAAATACTGAATTGCTTTTACCTGCTTTAGCATTCTTATTTTTCAGCTTTTCAGATGCGCTCAATAATTCATCGACTTCATAAACCAAGTAAGCCAAATCTTCAGTCATTGCAAACAATTTACGAGTTGTAGAATGTTGGAGTTCACGATCTGAAGCTGACACACTGGACGAAGGAGAATATTGAACTGCAAGATCCGTTGTATATGTTTCTCTGCCTTTTTGGAGTACTACCTTATATGTTCCGGCTGTAGCACGAGGGGCTGTGAATCCTCCAGCTGCAAAAGTTTTTCCAGCAGCTGTTTTGGGTGCTTTTGTAGCATAATTCCATTGAATGATATTAATACCCTTTGATTTACCGGCATTAAGTTCGGTCACTTGATTTCCATCCTTATCCTGAATTTCAAGCGACATTTTCCCTATGGTATGACGTTTTTTTAGGTAATAGGTAATTTTGGCAGCTTGGCTGGCATTTGCGCCAACAAATTGTGTTTCGCTAGCTGTTCCTCCAAATCCATTTGCTTCGTGAATAATGGAAGGCTTTCGTGCGAAGAAGTGTAGCTCTTTGTTTAGCACTTCTTCATTTAATTCGCGAAGCGGACTTATATCATCAATAATAATAACTCCTCTTCCATGTGTTCCTAAAATCAGATCGTTTGTTTTTTTATGCAAGTCGATAAAATGAACGGAAACAGCAGGGACATTATTGGTGAACTTCATCCATGATTTACCACCATCCAGGGTTATGTATAATCCCATTTCGGTGCCAAGAAACAACAGGTTTTCGTTTACATAGTCCTCCTGAATGTTTCTGACGAAGGAAGTTACATCAGGACTTATAATGGATGTCCAGGTTGCACCATAGTCCGTTGTTTTATATGCATACGGTTTCATATCTCCCTGCTGATAACCGGTAAATACGGCATACGCATTACCCTTGCCAAAAACGCTGGCTTCAATGTGCCAACATGAAGTGTTTTTAGGCAAGCCCGGGATATTTGTTGTTACATTTTTCCAGGTTTTGCCACCATCGCGGGTTACTTGTACATTCCCGTCATCGGTGCCCGCCCAGATTACGTTCTCATCAAGTGGAGATTCAGTAATCGTAAAGATGGTGCAATGATTTTCTGCGCCCGAATTATCTTTTGACAATCCACCAGAGTCACCGGCATTTATTTTGGTTTTATCGTTAGTGGTTAGATCAGGAGAAATCTTCACCCACGTATCACCCATATCTTCCGACCGATGAACAAACTGGCTGCCCATATAGAAGCGATCGGGTTGATGCAAGCTTATCGCCATGGGCGAGTTCCAGTTGAATCTG contains these protein-coding regions:
- the tyrS gene encoding tyrosine--tRNA ligase, translated to MKNFVEELRWRGMLHDIMPGTEEQLQKEPTGGYIGFDPTADSLHIGHLAQIMTLVHFQQCGHKPFALVGGATGMVGDPSGKSAERNLLSEEVLQHNVTCVKNQLEKFLDFGAGVSGAEMVNNYDWFKDFRFLDFIRDVGKHITINYMMAKDSVKNRLETGLSFTEFSYQLVQGYDFYYLYTHKNCKLQMGGSDQWGNIVTGTELIRRKSNGDAFALTTPLIKKADGTKFGKTEGGNVWLDPKKTSPYAFYQFWLNTSDEDAVNYIKIFTLKEQEEIEALIRMHQEAPHKRELQQALAKDITIRVHSQADYDQAVKASGILFGNSTTEDLESLDEETLLAIMDGVPKATISRQVWEQQPGVVDLLSEITGNLIFPSKGEARKMIQGGGVSLNKVKVSDATAKAEQALLHNKYLLAQKGKKNYYLITVE
- a CDS encoding nucleoside triphosphate pyrophosphohydrolase family protein, which produces MNQPDALNLVADFHRTFKHPILNKPQIPAEDRCKLRVALIDEELKELEVAILEKDIVAVADALCDIQYVLSGAILEFGLGEKFKALFEEVQRSNMSKACTSEDEARATVKHYLNKDGTECYYKQEGDKWLVYRKSDNKTIKSVGYSPANLERILHHT
- a CDS encoding SulP family inorganic anion transporter, which encodes MNHPLHPLNNLRHDLPASIVVFLVALPLCLGVALASGAPLFSGIIAGFVGGMVVASYSKSALSVSGPAAGLTTIVFAAIQQLGEYPVFLTAVVLAGIIQLILGFVKAGTIGNYFPSSVIKGMLAAIGLTLILKQIPHAVGYDSDFIGDENFVQADGENTFTEILKAIDYIQPGAAIICLVSIVILLLWERPFIRQATFSKIIPAPLVVVMVGIMLNEIFRSYSTDLLILPEHLVSLPVADSVGAFFGQFTFPVLSALTNPDVWIVAITIAVVASLESLLSIDAIDKLDPYKRLTPLNHELKAQGLGNIVSGLIGGLPVTSVIVRSSANVGSGARTKTSAIAHGSLLLITAMLIPNLLNKIPLASLAAILLMVGWKLTKPALVIDMFRKGWAQFIPFAVTILAILFTNLLQGIFIGLGIGLIFVLKSNFHQALFCVKEGNRYLVRLTKDVSFLNKALLRNTLREIPDNSHVIIDGSRSTFIDNDIIETIQDFQQSAITRNIHVELNQSVSASNPIFKS
- a CDS encoding porin family protein; amino-acid sequence: MKSKSIISCFAFLLFAVFASSHVLAQAAFGLKGGLNLANLKVDDPEASYDSRTGYHAGVFVRGKFSKVAIQPEVLLFTQSTDAKETLLGDYKTNFTYLSIPIMLKFYVVSGLNIQAGPQFGFLLDGEMKGTDLIGQDFSYDVKEYYKNSDISVSLGGGWDFPFGLNVDVRYNIGVQDINDQADGEEAKSRVFQVSLGWNFLK
- a CDS encoding SulP family inorganic anion transporter, with protein sequence MNFRRLLPDITSGLTVSFAALSLGAAFGVMSGRGAFAGMIGAAVIPIITSIFGGTRLQASGPTAPMTAVSALVVAFAYENFPVREMAEQFITLVFMLTGLVLIVAAFARLGKLISLVPNVIVLGFMNGIAVLIWYDQLVKIFAVDGKSLMQGGIWLNLGIALSTFLMIYLIVITVKRAALRPQIRSLLSGVLLSIIIMTAFTTLFNIQVEHVQLGSTTGSLSEFGQLLASYFPNEILKAEYIIMALPFALQLTLLAYLDSLLTALVVDKLTREKSNLNKELFAQGLSNAVSGALQGIPGAQATIRSVLLIKEGAQTRLAGVLMGIFILVSILALKDLLTLVPAAVFIGVLFKAGLDVSDKDFPRTYLLKRWFRQPMRNIQFAFIIFTTVVTVLVDLNIAVVSGTVLFYIGKYFWGIVDVEPDFQEISEQERKLVTG
- the can gene encoding carbonate dehydratase, with the translated sequence MDMYKSLLEGNKKWVEERLKEDPEFFNTLAKGQTPQVLWIGCSDSRVPANEITNTKPGDIFVHRNIANMVVHTDMNMLSVLDYAVNVLKVRHVIVCGHYGCGGVKAAMGNQQFGIIDNWLRNIKDVYRLHAEELDKIENEEARFNRLVEINVMEQVFDLSKTSIIQNAWRDRNLPYIHGWVYSLHTGIIKDLGVTFDSSTKLASIYNITASKVEVA
- a CDS encoding carbonic anhydrase; amino-acid sequence: MTTRERILLESKAWVQEKLALDKGYFKRLSAMHNPELLWIGSSDSLVPVREITNTEPGEILVYRNVGNLVKENDLSLMALLQDALEVSRIKYIIVCGYSHCSSLREVIQGTEKPLLREWLVDLRATYELHHQELDPLPYEQKEQRLAELNIEQQVKNLSKLDLIQKAWKHGTYPKLYGWYFDLNTGLFNEITHIDPAEPFNLPSN